The following coding sequences lie in one Chelonia mydas isolate rCheMyd1 chromosome 6, rCheMyd1.pri.v2, whole genome shotgun sequence genomic window:
- the KCNJ11 gene encoding ATP-sensitive inward rectifier potassium channel 11, with protein sequence MLSRKGIIPEEYVLTRLAEDVPDHARYRARERRARFVGKSGTCNVAHKNIREQGRFLQDVFTTLVDLKWPHTLVIFTMTFLCSWLLFGMTWWLIAFAHGDLDHSTQLQAGGSRGAGEAEAGGFVPCVTSIHSFTSAFLFSIEVQVTIGFGGRMVTEECPAAILILIVQNIVGLVINAVMLGCIFMKTAQAHRRAETLIFSKHAVIALREGRLCFMLRVGDLRKSMIISATIRMQVVKKTTSLEGEVVPLNQVDIQMENPVGGSNIFLVSPLIIYHVIDKNSPLYDISPQHLNHHEDLEVIVILEGVVETTGITTQARTSYLADEILWGQRFVPIVAEEDGRYSVDYSKFGNTVRVPTPSCTARQLEEDRSIIDSIPLSPKSTSRKRSFRLKPKFTITDEPS encoded by the coding sequence ATGCTGTCCAGGAAAGGGATCATCCCCGAGGAGTATGTGCTGACCCGCCTCGCCGAGGATGTCCCGGATCACGCCCGCTACCGCGCCCGGGAGCGGCGGGCCAGGTTCGTGGGGAAGAGCGGCACCTGCAACGTGGCCCACAAGAACATCCGGGAGCAGGGCCGCTTCCTGCAGGACGTCTTCACCACCCTGGTGGACCTCAAGTGGCCGCACACGCTGGTCATCTTCACCATGACCTTCCTGTGCAGCTGGCTGCTCTTCGGCATGACCTGGTGGCTGATCGCCTTCGCCCACGGGGACCTGGACCACAGCAcgcagctgcaggcagggggtagccgCGGGGCTGGGGAGGCGGAGGCCGGGGGGTTCGTGCCCTGCGTGACCAGCATCCACTCCTTCACCTCCGCCTTCCTCTTCTCCATCGAGGTGCAGGTGACCATCGGCTTCGGGGGCCGCATGGTGACCGAGGAGTGCCCGGCCGCCATCCTGATTCTGATCGTGCAGAACATCGTGGGGCTGGTGATCAACGCCGTCATGCTGGGCTGTATCTTCATGAAGACGGCTCAGGCGCACCGCCGAGCCGAGACCCTCATCTTCAGCAAGCACGCCGTGATCGCCCTGCGGGAGGGCAGGCTCTGCTTCATGCTGCGGGTGGGCGACCTGCGCAAGAGCATGATCATCAGCGCCACCATCCGCATGCAAGTGGTGAAGAAGACCACCAGCCTGGAGGGCGAGGTGGTGCCCCTCAACCAGGTCGACATCCAGATGGAGAACCCGGTCGGGGGCAGCAACATCTTCCTGGTCTCCCCGCTCATCATCTACCATGTGATAGACAAGAACAGCCCCCTCTACGACATCTCCCCCCAACACCTCAACCACCATGAGGACCTAGAAGTCATCGTCATCTTGGAAGGGGTGGTGGAGACCACTGGCATCACCACCCAAGCCAGGACCTCCTATCTGGCCGACGAAATCCTCTGGGGCCAAAGGTTTGTGCCCATCGTGGCTGAGGAAGATGGTAGGTACTCAGTGGACTACTCTAAGTTTGGCAACACGGTGAGAGTACCCACCCCCTCTTGCACTGCCAGGCAGCTAGAGGAAGACAGGAGCATCATAGACTCCATCCCATTGTCACCTAAAAGCACCAGCAGGAAGAGGTCTTTCAGATTAAAGCCCAAATTTACCATAACTGATGAACCTTCCTGA